In Planctomycetia bacterium, a single genomic region encodes these proteins:
- a CDS encoding SulP family inorganic anion transporter, with translation MADEPAPTNPLHQEAQGSRLSRRLPGLAILGAYERAWFVKDLLAGIVLTAVLIPAGMAYAQAAGLPAICGLYATIVPLVAYSLFGPSRILVLGPDSSLAALIAATVLPLAAGNADRAVSLAGALAVLSGVLCIVVGLARFGFVTELLSKPIRYGYLNGIACTVLVGQLPMVLGFTVEGEDFLQRTAALGSGVLHGRTNGWAVAIGACSLIVILGFKYRRPKVPGILLAVVGSTVIVRLFDLAARADLSVIGSLPQGLPRFQLPIVDVAELHSLFIGAIAIVLVSFADTSVLSRLYAQRGGYRVDADQELIALGIANVTTGLFHGFSVSGSASRTPVAESAGAKTQVTALTAACCIALLLMFAPTLLASLPHAALGAVVISACLGQIEFAGMVRLYHLRRSELVFSLACFFGVLLLGVIQGIFIAVGLALLTFIWRAWRPYDAVLGRVDDLKGYHDISRHPEAKLIPGLVLFRWDAPLFFANASIFQEHILRAISRAPTPTKWVVVAAEPVTDIDITAADMLAELDQKLHQAGMDLLFAEMKGPVKDHLKRYGLFTTLGKENFFPTLGQAVDRYLTVHGVEWKDWDE, from the coding sequence ATGGCCGACGAACCCGCTCCGACGAATCCTTTGCATCAAGAGGCGCAGGGCAGTCGCTTAAGTCGCCGACTGCCCGGCCTTGCAATCCTAGGGGCATACGAGCGAGCTTGGTTTGTGAAAGATCTACTTGCCGGGATCGTACTCACGGCCGTCTTGATCCCGGCAGGCATGGCTTATGCGCAAGCGGCCGGCCTCCCCGCCATCTGCGGGCTCTACGCGACCATCGTTCCGCTCGTGGCTTATTCGCTATTCGGACCGAGCCGTATTCTCGTGCTAGGGCCCGACTCTTCGCTGGCGGCCTTGATTGCCGCGACCGTGCTACCCTTAGCTGCCGGAAATGCCGATCGGGCCGTGTCGCTTGCCGGAGCGCTCGCCGTTCTGTCGGGAGTTCTCTGCATCGTAGTCGGCCTCGCTAGGTTCGGCTTCGTGACGGAGTTGCTCTCCAAGCCGATTCGCTACGGATACCTAAACGGAATCGCATGCACCGTGCTGGTCGGTCAGTTGCCGATGGTGCTGGGCTTCACCGTGGAGGGTGAAGACTTTCTCCAACGAACGGCGGCGCTTGGTTCGGGAGTGCTGCACGGTCGGACGAATGGCTGGGCAGTCGCGATCGGCGCGTGCAGTCTCATCGTGATTTTGGGGTTCAAGTACCGTCGGCCTAAGGTGCCCGGCATTTTGTTGGCGGTCGTCGGCTCTACGGTCATCGTTCGGCTATTTGACTTAGCCGCGCGAGCCGATCTCTCCGTCATCGGCTCTCTTCCTCAGGGCTTACCGCGGTTTCAGCTCCCGATCGTCGACGTCGCCGAGCTCCACTCACTGTTTATCGGCGCGATCGCAATTGTTTTGGTTTCGTTCGCGGATACGAGCGTACTTTCGCGGCTTTACGCACAGCGAGGAGGATATCGAGTCGATGCCGATCAGGAATTGATCGCTTTAGGTATCGCCAACGTGACGACGGGCTTATTCCACGGCTTTTCAGTGAGCGGCAGCGCGTCGCGCACTCCGGTGGCGGAGTCAGCGGGAGCCAAAACGCAGGTCACTGCGCTGACGGCTGCCTGCTGTATCGCACTGCTGCTGATGTTTGCACCGACGCTCCTCGCGAGCTTGCCCCACGCTGCTTTGGGAGCCGTCGTCATCAGCGCATGTCTCGGGCAAATCGAATTTGCCGGAATGGTTCGCCTGTATCACTTGCGTCGGAGTGAACTCGTCTTCTCGCTCGCATGTTTTTTCGGAGTACTGCTGCTGGGGGTCATTCAAGGCATCTTTATTGCGGTCGGCTTGGCGCTACTCACGTTCATCTGGCGCGCTTGGAGACCTTACGATGCAGTGCTAGGGCGCGTCGACGACCTCAAAGGTTATCACGATATTTCACGGCACCCCGAAGCGAAGCTCATCCCGGGGTTAGTCCTCTTTCGCTGGGATGCGCCGCTGTTTTTCGCTAATGCGTCGATTTTTCAAGAGCATATTCTTCGGGCCATCTCCCGAGCCCCGACCCCCACGAAATGGGTCGTCGTCGCGGCGGAACCTGTGACCGACATCGACATCACAGCGGCCGACATGCTCGCGGAGCTCGATCAAAAGCTGCACCAAGCGGGAATGGATTTGCTTTTCGCGGAGATGAAAGGTCCTGTGAAGGATCACCTCAAGCGCTACGGTTTATTCACCACCTTGGGCAAGGAGAATTTCTTTCCCACTCTCGGCCAAGCGGTCGATCGGTATCTAACCGTGCACGGCGTGGAGTGGAAGGACTGGGATGAGTAA